The following are encoded together in the Triticum dicoccoides isolate Atlit2015 ecotype Zavitan chromosome 6B, WEW_v2.0, whole genome shotgun sequence genome:
- the LOC119322617 gene encoding putative pentatricopeptide repeat-containing protein At5g59200, chloroplastic: MNRSVCHHLLAQCRSLRELERIHARALVNGLHPSNQSISCKIFRCYADFGRPAEARRLFGEIPCPDLVSFTSLMSLHLQLSQHREAMSAFSRAVASGHRPDGFAVVGALLASGGAGDLRAGSGVHGLIFRCGLGSELVGNALVDMYCRCGRFEGALGVFDEMAVKDEVTWGSMLHGYMKCVGVDAALSFFDRMPVKSTVSWTALVTGHVQAKQPIRALEIFGRMVLEGHCPTHVTIVGVLSACADIGSLDLGRVIHGYGSKFNISTNIIVSNALMDMYAKSGSIEMAFAVFEEVPLKDAFTWTTMISSFTVQGDGIKALELFEDMLRSGVVPNSVTFVSVLSACSHAGLIQQGRELFDKMRRIYNIKPQLEHYGCIVDLLGRGGLLEEAEALIYDMDVEPDTVIWRSLLSACLVHGNDRLAEIAGQEIIKREPGDDGVYVLLWNIYASSDRWKEALDIRKQMLTRNIFKKPGCSWIEVDGGVHEFLVQDKAHDARREIYDTLEGIDRQLKMDLRSSALEENSLICVDEELLF; encoded by the coding sequence atgaacaggagcgtcTGCCATCACCTGCTCGCCCAGTGCAGATCCCTGCGAGAGCTCGAGAGAATCCACGCCCGGGCCCTTGTCAATGGCCTCCATCCCAGTAACCAGTCCATCTCGTGCAAAATCTTCCGGTGCTACGCCGATTTCGGCCGACCCGCCGAGGCGCGCCGGCTGTTCGGCGAGATCCCCTGCCCGGACCTCGTCTCCTTCACCAGCCTCATGTCGCTCCACCTCCAGCTGAGCCAGCACCGCGAGGCCATGTCCGCGTTCTCGcgcgccgtcgcctccggccaccgccCCGATGGCTTTGCGGTCGTCGGCGCCCTCTTGGCGTCCGGCGGGGCTGGCGATCTGCGCGCTGGTTCAGGGGTGCATGGGCTCATTTTCCGTTGCGGGTTGGGCTCTGAGCTCGTCGGCAACGCTCTGGTCGATATGTATTGCCGGTGCGGGAGGTTTGAGGGTGCGCTAGGGGTGTTCGACGAAATGGCGGTGAAAGACGAGGTCACCTGGGGCAGCATGCTGCATGGGTATATGAAGTGTGTTGGTGTGGATGCGGCGCTGTCCTTCTTTGACCGGATGCCGGTGAAGAGCACGGTTTCCTGGACAGCGTTGGTGACCGGCCATGTTCAGGCCAAGCAGCCCATCCGGGCTCTAGAAATTTTTGGTAGGATGGTGCTGGAGGGTCACTGTCCTACTCATGTCACAATTGTAGGTGTACTGTCTGCCTGCGCTGACATTGGCTCTCTAGATCTTGGGCGTGTCATTCATGGGTATGGAAGTAAGTTCAATATCAGCACAAATATTATTGTTAGCAATGCTCTGATGGACATGTATGCAAAGAGTGGAAGTATAGAGATGGCTTTTGCCGTGTTCGAAGAAGTGCCGTTGAAGGACGCATTCACATGGACAACCATGATCTCGAGCTTCACTGTCCAGGGTGATGGGATAAAAGCTCTTGAGCTCTTTGAGGACATGCTAAGGTCTGGGGTTGTTCCAAATAGTGTGACCTTTGTTTCAGTTTTGTCAGCCTGCAGCCATGCTGGGTTAATACAGCAAGGCAGAGAGTTATTTGACAAAATGCGTAGGATCTACAACATTAAACCACAGCTTGAGCACTATGGATGCATTGTTGATTTGTTAGGACGGGGTGGGCTATTAGAGGAAGCAGAAGCCCTGATATATGATATGGATGTGGAACCTGATACTGTTATATGGAGGTCACTTCTTAGTGCATGCCTTGTTCATGGCAATGATAGATTGGCTGAGATTGCCGGGCAGGAAATTATAAAGAGAGAACCAGGGGATGATGGGGTTTATGTGCTTCTTTGGAATATCTATGCCTCATCAGATAGGTGGAAAGAAGCTCTGGATATAAGGAAACAAATGTTGACAAGGAATATCTTCAAAAAACCAGGGTGTAGTTGGATTGAAGTCGATGGTGGTGTCCATGAATTCTTGGTACAGGACAAGGCGCATGATGCTCGAAGGGAAATTTATGACACCTTGGAAGGAATTGATAGGCAGTTAAAGATGGATCTTAGATCATCTGCACTGGAAGAAAACTCATTAATCTGTGTGGATGAGGAACTCTTATTCTAA